TCTTGGAATGGACCACGGAGCATACGGAATATGGGCGCAGTACCTTTGCGCCAGTTCCACGCTGGCCGGAGCTATTCGTCGGTCGATTAGAACAATTTCAGCCTATCAAGACGGAGGTAGAATGAGCCTTCGGCATGAGGCGGACTATGCAATATGGGCCTATCATCCTCCCAAGATTGGAAGGCTGCGATTTAAGCAGCATTCCGACCATGTATTACCCGCCATGATTAATGTTGCGCGGCGCTATCTGGGGCCAACCTGGCTACCTGAGTGGGCCGAGCTGGACTATCCGTCGGATGAAAGTGGGAGCGCGCTCGAAGATTGTTTGCACGTGAACATCAGATTCGGAAGATGCGGTATAGGAATAGCTTTCAAAGAAAAAGAAATTTATAAAAACAAAAAAATGAATGATGAGAAAAGAAAAATCATTACTCCAGATGATTTAGATTCTTTTTACAAAAAAGACGAAGAAAAAACATTTATAAATAGAATTGAAGATTTAATAAGGCTTAGATTGCTAGATGGAGAGACTGACATAGAGGGCCTTGCGAGATCATTGGATGTATCAAAGAGGCGTCTGCAATCAGAATTAAGATTAGGGGGCGCCATGTATCGTGATATTCTTTTAAAAGTCCGCATGGAAAAATCATTGATGCTATTAAATGAGAATAATCATAGCATTACAGAAATTGCTTATAATATTGGTTATGAAGAGCTGTCCAGCTTCTCGAGAGCTTTCTGCCGCTGGTATGGGTGCTATCCCACTGATTTTCGCAGAAGCTCCTCTCCCGGCTCGCGTTAGAACGCCAAATCAATAGATCTGCTGATGCTAAATTGTGAGCGTTGAAGAGCCACAATTTCTAAGGATAGATTTGAATGTGGAGCTGCTAATTTAGCCTTCTAGAGTGTCGGGCTTCTAGCCAATAGCGGACATTGTCCAGTCTCCACCAGGACTGCTCCGCTCTGCCCTGTGGAAATAGCGCCTCACGACGTTTTGGCTTCCTTTCTTTCCATGGACGCGATCAGCTTGCGGAACTGATCAACCAACCCCTCCAAGGTGACGCGCCGAGCTCCGCTCTTGGATGGAGTAGTTGTCTGTCGCCTGAGGGCCTTCCGATCGCTCTCAGCTGCAGCATCAAGTGCGTTCACCAATGCACCGGCCGGAGTGCTGTCGAAGAATGTCATGGTCTGCCTCTTGAGATTGCGGCTGGCGGCCGATCCGCCCTGCCTGACTGAATTGATGCTAAGGTCGGAGCGTGAATCAGCCGTTTGCCAGGCGTGAACGAATGGCGCTATGGCGTGAATCAAGATTGCGAAGGGCGCGAATAAGCCGTGAAATGCGCCATAGCGGATGAATTTAGAGAATCGAGTGGCCGCCAATGTTGACCCTTAAGCTTCATGGACGGTTTCGAGCTTGGGATTCTCGAGGTAGAGAAATCTCGATCAAATCAAGAAAGGCGAAAGCGCTTTTAGCGTACCTTGCCTCACCGCTTGGCAAGCCGCGAAGCCGTGAGACCATTATGGCGCTTCTGTGGTCCGAGCGGGGCGATGAGCAAGCGCGTGGGTCGCTGCGTCAAGCCTTGAGCGGCCTTCGCAGAGACTTAGGAGAAGGGGCCGCAAAAGCGGTTATTACGACCCATGATGACGTTGCGCTCGATCCAAAATTTGTGACTTTAGAAAACCCCTTGCCTGATCAAGGGTTTCTTGAAGGCTTGCATATTAGTGATCCGGCCTTCGATGACTGGTTACGCGACGAGAGATTGCGGCTCGAAGACAAGGCGCAGATTGAGACCGAGCAGGAAGCTCTCCCGCTTCCCCACAAACCCTCGATCGCCGTCATGCCTTTCCTCAACATGTCCGGGGATTCCGAGCAAGACTACTTCGCTAACGGCATCACCGAAGACATCATTACTGAGCTTTCCCACCATCGCTCACTGTTTGTGATAGCCCGCAATTCATCCTTCGCCTTTAAGGGGCAGACAGTTGTGGCTCCAGAAATCGGCCGCCAACTCGGCATCAGATACCTTATCGAAGGAAGCGTGCGAAAGGCAGGTGACCGGGTGCGCGTGACTGCACAGCTGCTGGATAGCGAAGACGGATTGCATCTTTGGGCCGAGCGCTACGATCGGAAACTCGAGGACATCTTCACGGTCCAAGACGAAATCGTTCAGGCCATATCGCGAATGGTCCTCGGCCGGATTGAGACCTATCGTCGAGGTCGCCTAAAGGTCCTTAGCGAGCACCAATTTCAGGCTTATGACTATTTTTTGCGAGGTAAAGACCTTCTATTCAATATTGAAGTAGTGAGCATTCGGGAAGCAAGGGCGTGGCTTGAGAAATCGATAGAGATGGACCGGGCAAACGCTGAGGCCTTCGCCTTGATTGCGGTCAGCTATTTTATGGAATGGATGGCATACCTCGTTGCGGACCGTGATCTGGCGATCAATGAAGCTACAAAGGCGGCGCAGATTGCGATCGAGCTCGATGCGGCGAGCAGCAGAGCCAATTGGGCCATGGGAGAAATTTGCATCCTCAAGCGGCAGTTTGATAAGGCACGGTTCCATCTCGAGAAGGCTATAGAGCTTAATCCAAATGATCCTGAAGCCCGCGGAGTCTATGCTTGGTTCCTGACGATCGTTTCCGATTACGACCAGTCTCTGGAGGAATTTGATAGGGCCATGCGGATCGATCCCTTCGACCTGCAGTGGTTGCCGTGGCTTCGCGGAATCACTTATTTCTCCCTGCGGAATTACGAACGAGCCATTGAGGATCTTAAGAGAAGCGACACAGATTTACCTGAGGTGCTGGGCTGGCTTGCGGCATCCTACGCCATGCATGGCCAACAGGAGGAGGCCCAGCACGCTCTCGAACTCTTTTACGATCAAAATGAAAAGGTAATGCCTGTCTTTCCCGGACGCGCGCTGAGCGGCTGGAAAAGCTATTGGGAAGCGGCAATGCCATACCGTGATAAAAAAGAGCATGAGCATCTCTTTGCAGCACTTCGAAAGGCAGGTGCTCCAGCCTAGTCGATCTTCGGTGTTGCCTCCGTCCGTTTTTAGCCACTTCCGGACTTGGACGTGCCTGCTTCTGGAGGGTGCTATCGTTATTTGGCGGCCTACCTCTTAATGAGCATCTCAAGCAATTCCTCCACCCGGTCTTCGACATCGGTGAGGTAATTCTTGAGGGCTTCGCGGTCGCTGCCGAGGTGATCCAGAAGCTCCTCGGCCGTGAATTCGATCACGATGCTGGGTTCAAGCGTCACGGCCGTCGCCGGGTAGCTGCCGTTCTTGAAGAGTTGAAGGTCGCCGAAAAAGCGTCCCCGGCCGACGTCTAGGATCCGGTCCCGTCCTTGGAAAAAGGCGACCTCACCCTCGACAAGCAGGAAAGCGCGGTCGGCCGGCTCGCCCTGCTTGAAAATGTTTTCGCTGCTTTGGAAGTTGCGTCTCTTCATCTGGACTCCGGCTGTAAGGGGTCATGAACCCGGTGCGATCAATGGTGCCTGCCCACGCATTTGCCCGCGTGCGCGTTCCAGAAACCCGACCCGCAGTTGTGAAAAGACGCGGACAATGAGGTTGTCGGGAGCGAGGAGCCGCCGGTTCCGCCGGTGCTTCCCGTCCCGCCACTCCCCGACCCACTGCTCGCAGCAACCGTTCCACCGCCACCGGAGCCGCTAGAGCCTCCCGTACCGCTGCCAGGAGAGAGCACCGCGTGGTCGTTGTGGATCGACCCGATGACGGTCTGATGCGTGATCGCATTGCTGGTGTCGTGGTCGGGCGCCACCGTGCTCGGGGTATAGACGAGGGCCGTTTGCAGCGCGGCGAACTGGCTTTCCACTTTCATCGCGACGGGCCATACGACGGCAACGCCCACGGCGGCCACGAAGCTTAGGAGAATGGTGTACTCAATGAGCGTTGCGCCGCGTTCATCGCTCAGGAAGGCGGGCGCCAGCGCGAGGCCGGAGGCGCGTGCCGTCATCGCACACCTCTTTCTTCCAGGGCGGATTTCGCGCCGTCGTGCAGCGGGGCGGAGAGCCCGCCCCCGATTGCGCTCGCTTTGCCAAAGCCCGTGAGCGCCGGGTGGGCCGCGCGGAAGCCGTCGATGTCGTCGAGTACGGCGGCCGTGAGCCCCTCAACTAGGGCGGCAGGCACATCCTGACGCGTCACCAGCGACGCTCCGACGCCCAGGGTTTCTATGGCCTCAGTCTGCCCCGGGTAGCCGTCGGCGAGCAGGGTGATTTTCAGGAAATAGGGATTCTCCTCTACCAGCGTGTCGACCGCCGAGGCGTGGACGGGCAGCAGCGTTGCGCCGCACCGCTCGATCACCTCCAGCGTCACGGAGGAGGGATGGCCGACGATCCAGAAGATGGCATCCAGGTCACCCGCGCAGAGGCCGGCAATCGCATCCAGCGAGCCGAGCTTCTGCGCTGCGGCGAGGTCCGCGCCGCTCCAGCCCGCGGCCTCGGCGACGGCCTGCCATGTCGCCGCGGTCCCGCTTCCTTCCTCACCGATGCTGATGCGCAAGCCCTTCAGATCGTTCATGTCTTCAGCATCGACCCCGGGGCGCACCAGCAAACTGGCCGCCTCACCGTAAAGGGTCATGATGGAGCGAAGGGTCGTGAAGGCGCCCTCCTCCTCGAAGAGGGAGGTCCCGTGGTAGGCGTGAAACTGCCAGTCGCTCTGCACGATGGCGAAGCTGTTCAACCCCTCCCTCAGGGCCTGCAGGTTCTCAATGGATCCATGCGATGGTCGGACCAGGCAGTCTTCCTCAAAACCCTCGGTGGCTTGCAGTTGATTGCAAATCGCGCCGGCCGCCGGGTAATAGTTGCCGGTCAGCCAACCCCCGCCAATGCTGAATGTGTCGCCAGTTCTGGGTGGGGGTGCATTGCTCTCGTCGCCTAGCGGGGCGAAAGCACCGATCAAAACCCCTGCCAAGCCTGCAATTGAAACCAAGATCCAAGTTTTCATGTTTCCCCGCACCAAGACAAAACTCTGAAGAAGATTAAATTTCTATATCGCGGGTGAGAAGCACATTCCAGCTTCTCAAGGGAAAAGGCGGTAGCTGTCCTCGTATGACGGAATGTCTGCTTCTAGCCAATAGCGGACACTCAACAGAATGAAACTTGGTGGCAGGGGTCTGCTGCTAATTGCACAAGATGGATTGCTATAGATATCTCTCCCAAAAAGCATTGATGCTTTTCATCGGACAATGCTTCAATCCTGTTGTTGGGAATCAATCATTAGCCCTGAGGGTCTCATGCCGCCTCCCTTAAGATTTATGGGTCTGTTCTTTTTTGCTTTAGCCGTGTGTCCAGCGGTTGTCGTTGCTCAGGACACACCTCGTTTGATCCTCCAGATCACCGTTGATCAACTTCGCGGCGATTTGCCGACTAGGCACTTTGACCAGTTTGGCGTAGGTGGATTCCGCTACCTGTTGGAGCAAGGGATTCACTACGACAATGCCCACCATACCCACGCCAACACGGAAACGATTGTCGGGCACACCACGCTGGCGACCGGCGCGACCCCCGCGGCTCATGGAATGGTTGGTAACCTATGGTATGACCGATCTGAGGGACGGACCGTCTACAACATCGAAGACCCAGAATACTCGATCCTTACCAGCGGGGCCGATGTAGACGAATCCACTGAGATTGACCCGACACAACGCGCTGCAAAGAGCGATGGCCGGTCACCGCTTACGATCCTGACATCG
Above is a genomic segment from Limibacillus sp. containing:
- a CDS encoding cyclic nucleotide-binding domain-containing protein, producing MKRRNFQSSENIFKQGEPADRAFLLVEGEVAFFQGRDRILDVGRGRFFGDLQLFKNGSYPATAVTLEPSIVIEFTAEELLDHLGSDREALKNYLTDVEDRVEELLEMLIKR
- a CDS encoding tetratricopeptide repeat protein, yielding MLTLKLHGRFRAWDSRGREISIKSRKAKALLAYLASPLGKPRSRETIMALLWSERGDEQARGSLRQALSGLRRDLGEGAAKAVITTHDDVALDPKFVTLENPLPDQGFLEGLHISDPAFDDWLRDERLRLEDKAQIETEQEALPLPHKPSIAVMPFLNMSGDSEQDYFANGITEDIITELSHHRSLFVIARNSSFAFKGQTVVAPEIGRQLGIRYLIEGSVRKAGDRVRVTAQLLDSEDGLHLWAERYDRKLEDIFTVQDEIVQAISRMVLGRIETYRRGRLKVLSEHQFQAYDYFLRGKDLLFNIEVVSIREARAWLEKSIEMDRANAEAFALIAVSYFMEWMAYLVADRDLAINEATKAAQIAIELDAASSRANWAMGEICILKRQFDKARFHLEKAIELNPNDPEARGVYAWFLTIVSDYDQSLEEFDRAMRIDPFDLQWLPWLRGITYFSLRNYERAIEDLKRSDTDLPEVLGWLAASYAMHGQQEEAQHALELFYDQNEKVMPVFPGRALSGWKSYWEAAMPYRDKKEHEHLFAALRKAGAPA
- a CDS encoding AraC family transcriptional regulator ligand-binding domain-containing protein; this translates as MKIVTTRGVGMGPLPTLLERMASERAVERAFSRSGMPQAIIDDLEKRVPFISMLRLFEEAAHQVGDRAFGLRVGLGMDHGAYGIWAQYLCASSTLAGAIRRSIRTISAYQDGGRMSLRHEADYAIWAYHPPKIGRLRFKQHSDHVLPAMINVARRYLGPTWLPEWAELDYPSDESGSALEDCLHVNIRFGRCGIGIAFKEKEIYKNKKMNDEKRKIITPDDLDSFYKKDEEKTFINRIEDLIRLRLLDGETDIEGLARSLDVSKRRLQSELRLGGAMYRDILLKVRMEKSLMLLNENNHSITEIAYNIGYEELSSFSRAFCRWYGCYPTDFRRSSSPGSR
- a CDS encoding TAXI family TRAP transporter solute-binding subunit; the protein is MKTWILVSIAGLAGVLIGAFAPLGDESNAPPPRTGDTFSIGGGWLTGNYYPAAGAICNQLQATEGFEEDCLVRPSHGSIENLQALREGLNSFAIVQSDWQFHAYHGTSLFEEEGAFTTLRSIMTLYGEAASLLVRPGVDAEDMNDLKGLRISIGEEGSGTAATWQAVAEAAGWSGADLAAAQKLGSLDAIAGLCAGDLDAIFWIVGHPSSVTLEVIERCGATLLPVHASAVDTLVEENPYFLKITLLADGYPGQTEAIETLGVGASLVTRQDVPAALVEGLTAAVLDDIDGFRAAHPALTGFGKASAIGGGLSAPLHDGAKSALEERGVR